A segment of the Bacillus licheniformis DSM 13 = ATCC 14580 genome:
AGAAGTGGGTTACTCCGAGTGATAGGTTTGTGTGCGATGAAGGTGTACCTCAGGATGCAATCGACGAATTGAAACGAGGCGGCAACCTTATCACCGGATTCGTAAGAGTGAAGGATTCTTTTAGGGACGGATTGTATGACCAATTAATACGTGAGAATACACCGAACTTACTAACGATAGAACTCACGGATGAACAATCGATACCACGCGTCATATACAAAGGCGAAGAAATTACCGGTCGTATTGCGGTAGACTTCGAGTGGCGTACTAAAGACGCAGACCAATGCGGCTCTACTTATTACCGTATCAAACACACTAAGGATAGCACAGGCGCTCCGGTTGTAGAGACGAAGGAACTTGCGGTAGGCGAACGAGCTTATGAATAGAGAACGTAAGCAGCGTTATAGATACCTACGAGAGCAACGAAAGGAACGCGACTATGAGCTTGGATTTATACAACTGGCAGGCCGTCCGTTCTGTAAGCCTAGATTAATACGACTGGGTCCAGCGTTAACCTTAACGCGATTCATGGCGGGTGCAAGGCGATGAGTAACTACTATGACAAACATAAGCGCGATCCCGAAGCACGTGCTTTCTATAAGTCTACAGCCTGGGCTAAGTGCCGAGCCTTAGTGCTCAAGCGCGACCATCACCTGTGTCAAGACTGTCTCGCAAATAAAACGATCACTAAAGCAGAGACTGTACACCACATAAAGGAGCTGCGAGAATACCCTGAATTAGCTTTAGATGCATCAAATTTGGTCAGCCTTTGCAATTCCTGCCACAACAAACGCCATCCGGAGAAGGGGCAGAAAAGTGCCAAAACAGAGAAGAAACAGAGAAAAATCAGGGTTGTAAAGACAGAGGCTAACCCCGAATTATAGCCCCCTCCCCTCTGGACTAAAAAACAAAAATACAAGGGACCGGCGGGCCCCCTTCGCTTGTTGCGCGACCAGAAATTTTACATTAAAGGGGGGTCTCCCCGAATGAAAGGAGTGTTTTAATGGCGGTACCGACAGCGAAAAAAATCCGGGAATACCTCGGAGACAGGTATAAAGAATCGGATGAAGAACTGATCGAACTCTACGTTGACACTCATAAGTTTTACCGCCGACTAAAAAAGGAAGTAGCCGAGAACCCTTTAATGATGCGGCATACGAACAAAGCAGGCGCGGAGAACCTTGTCAAAAATCCGTTAGCGATTGAGCTTACGAAGACGGTGACGACGTTAAACAATCTTCTGAAATCGCTCGATCTTACGCCGGCTCAAAGAAAAGAATTAAACGCGGGCGGTGAAGAAAATGACGACGGTTTCGATCAGCTCTAACCCGACAGACATCGAAAAATGGTATAAAAACTGGCTAAAAACGCAAAAAATAGCCGGATTTATACGCGAAAAACCGGCGGAAAAGTTGCTTACAACATGGTATGCGGAAAAAGTAGTCTCCGGGGAGATAATCGCAAGTAAGAAAAATATTCTCGCTTGTAAACGACATCTTCGCGATTTAAAACGCGCAGGAACAGACGAATTTCCATACGTTTTTAACGAAGAAAAAGGGCATCGCCCCATACAGTTTATCGAGAAGTTTTGTAAACCGTCTCAAGGACAATACAACAGTTTGACGCTTCAACCGTGGCAACATTTTGTGATCGGATCACTGTACGGTTGGGTTCATCGCGATACCGGCCTTCGGAGATTCCGTGAAGGCCTTGTTTTTGTTGCGCGGAAGAACGGAAAAACAACGAAAATCAGCGGTTTAGCCAATTTTGCGATAACAAAGGACGACGAACCGGGCGCTCGGGCCTACGTCTTAGCAAACTCGAAGCAACAAGCGGGTGTTTTATTCGAGGAAAGTCGTGCAATGGTTCAGAAGTCGCCGGTACTTCGGAAGCGTCTGCGCGAGAATCAAAAAGGCATCTACCATGACGCGTCCATGAGTCAGATCGAGGCACGGGCGTCTGATAGCGAAAAGTTAGACGGTTTGAATACGCACCTCGGCATATTCGATGAGATACACGAATTCAAAGATTCAAAATTGATCAGCGTAATCAAGAACTCAAGGGCAGCTCGACGGCAGCCGTTGATCATCTACATCACGACGGCCGGCTATCAACTCGACGGGCCTCTCGTCGAATATTACGAAATTGCTTCCGATGTTTTGGACGGATCTAACGTTCAGGAGCGGAATTTTTACTTTATGGCCGAATTAGACGACATTTCTGAGGTGGAAAACCCGGAAATGTGGATCAAAGCGAACCCTAACATTGGGGTAACGATGGATATTCCGTCAATGATTCAGGACTTCAATGCGGACCGTCACGTCCCTCGTGAATACAACGACTGGCTGGTCAAACGGTTTAATATCTTCGTGGATAACGGAGAGGAAAGCTTCATAGACTTCGAAGTCATCAAGAGCAATAACGGACATGTCGATCCGGAATCGTTGCGTGGTATGAGATGCATTGGCGGCTTCGACTTATCACAAACGGAAGACTTTACAAGCGCGTGTCTGGAGTTTTTGCTGCCGGATAATCGCGTTTTTGTTATGTCTCATTCGTGGGTACCGGCGGCAAAAGTACAAAAAGATAACGAAAAAATCGACTACCGTGGGTTTGAAGCCGACGGTTTTTTGACGATTATACCCGGAAATTACGTTCAGTACGAGTACGTTTACGACTGGTTCGTTGAAATGTCGCGTAAATATCAGATCGATAAGATCACGTTTGACCCAGCGAATGCGATGCGATTGGTTCACGATCTTCAAAACTACGGATTTCAAACCGAAGTTGTGCGACAAGGGTACATTACTCTGAGTGACCCGTTAAAGCATATCAAAGAATTATTGCTTGACGGAAACGTCGTTTACAACGAAAACAAGCTTTTCACATGGTATCTAAACAACGTCAAGCTCGTCGAAGATCGGAACGGTAACTGGTTGCCGACTAAACAAACGAGGTACCGGAAAATCGATGGCTTTGCGGCTTTTCTGAACGCACATACACAGGTTTATCTCGATATGACGAAGCCGGTTGAGGGCGGAAGCGTCGGATTTATCTCAATTAGCGATCTATTAAACGGTTAGGAGGTGAGAAATTGGGCTTTTGGAGCAATGTTCGGAACTTTTTTCGCAAGCCATCCGATGTCAAGGCAGAAACGAGAAGGGATCTAACACACTGGTATATTCCTCGAGCTACTATTCTAGGAAATTACGGAGAACATGCGCTGGCTGACAACGAAACAGTTTTCTCGGCTGTGTCGCGATTATCAAACACGATGTCAAGCCTACCGATCAAGGCGTATAAAAATTATCAACCGATTGAGTCTCAGGCTTCCGAGCTTCTGACATACGCGCCGAATCATAACATGACATCCGGGCAATTTATCGGCCTTTTGGAGACGCATCGGGCCGTATATGGCAATGCTTACGCAATAAAACGGTACGGAATGCGTTATGAAGTCGTTGGATTAGAGGTTTTGGATCCTTCGAGAGTGCAGCCGGTGATTGAAGAGACTACTCGGGATCTTTGGTACGAGATTTTAGGAGACAACGGAAATTATTTCGTTCACAACATGGACATGATTCACGTTAAAAATACGTCGGTAGACGGTCTAAAAGGAATCTCACCGCTAAAGGTTCTGCGGAACGCCCTCGACTTTGATCGAGATGTCCGGCTTTTCAGTCTAGAACAAATGGATGGAGCAAAGATATCATTCATTTTGGAATTAGCGAACCAACTCGACGATACGCGCAAAGAAAAGATGTTAGAGAACTTTAAAAGTTTCTATAAAGACAACGGCGGCCTCTTAATTCAGGAACCAGGGGTAAAAATCCGCGAATTAAAGAAGGAATTCATCGATACAAAGGCGTTTGAGGTCGAAAAAGTGACACGTTCAAGAGTCGCGCAGGCCTTTAATATTCCGTTGTACATGCTTGGCGAGACACAGGGCAGCGTCTCCAATATGGAGCAACTTTATATCGATTATGTACAAGGAACGCTAATGCCTATCGCAACTCAGTACGAAAAAGAATTCAACCGGAAGCTGCTGACTGAAAAGGAGCGCAAGTCCGGTTATTATTTTAAGTTTAGTATGAACGCGTTATTGCGCGGAGACATGCAGACCCGCGGTAATTTCTATCAACAAGGCATCCGGAGCGGCTGGTTTAAGCCGAATGAGGTGCGTGCATGGGAGGATTTGCCGCCAGAAGAGGGCGGAGACACGCTTTATTTAAGCAAAGATTTATTTCCAATCGACCAGGTTGCGCAACAGAAAATCACATCGGCTGATGCCCCGACGCCTCCATCGTTAGAAATTAACGAAGATGATAACGAGGACTCGAAAGGAGGTGAGGACGATAAAGAAGTTCTGGGAAATCAAAGCGGCGAAGAATGACGCTAAAACAGGCGAGATTTACATTTACAGTGAAATCAGTTCGGCCCAGTTCTGGGGGGACGAAGTGACTACGCAAACTTTCAAGGAGGATTTAGACGGACTTGGCGAAGTATCTGCGCTAAATATCTATATTAATTCGCCAGGCGGCTCTGTTTTCGAAGGGAATTCGATCTACAACATCATAAAGCGGCACAAAGCCCACGTTAACGTCTACGTCGACGGGCTGGCGGCCTCTATCGCAAGTGTCATCGCAATGTCCGGTGACGCTATTTTTATGCCTGCAAACGCGATGATGATGATTCATAATCCGTGGACTGTTGCGCAAGGCAATGCGGAAGAACTCCGCAAACAAGCCGACGACATGGATCGTATTCGCGAAAGTCTTATCGAGGCATATCTCGGAAAAGCAGGCGAAAAACTCAATCGTGATCGTTTGATCGAACTTATGGACGCAGAAACGTGGCTGACGGCGCAAGAATGTCTCGAATTAGGGCTGTGTGATTCTATCGAAGCTCCTAGCGCTGCGGTTGCGAAAGTGGATACGCAGTTATTTGCGAAGTACCGGAACACTCCGGAATCGCTTCTTAATCAGACGAAAGAGGACGAAAAGCAGGCGGAAAAAGAGCGCCTGTTCCGTGAGCAGCTTATCGCGGAAGCACAAACGAATTTACTAAAACTTCAAAACGGGGGAATCATTTAATGGAACTATTTGATCTGAAGGCAAACTTAAACACTGTAGGAACACAATTAGCATCGGTTGAAAAGGAAATCATGAACAAAGCGGCTGACCCTAACGCTTCTATCGATGAAGTACGGTCTCTAAAACAAAAAAGAGACGATCTTAAAGAGCGTATGGACATCCTGCAAAATCAACACGATACTTTAGAGCGGGAACAAAAAGCTAAAATTCAAGCAAGTCTTGAAAAAGCAAAAGCAGGCGCGTCTGCTGGACTTAACAGCGAAGATCCAAAGGTTAAGAAAATTTCTGCTAAAGCAGGCTTAATCCGTGCAACAATGAGAAAAGAGGTACCGGCTCCTGAAGTACGTGCTGCGCTAGGAGATAATAACGGAACAGGTGGGGAGAAACTCCTTCCTAAAACAGTTTCCGAAGAACTTATTCACGAACCTTTTGTAAAGAATCCGTTGCGTGAACTTTCAACGTATACAAGTGTAACAAATCTCGAAATCCCTAAAGTTGATTTTTCCCTTGACGATGATGATTTCATCCAAGATTTACAGACTGCTAAAGAACTTGAAGTAGACGGAGATGTGGTTACTTTCGGACGCCGCAAATTCAAAGTTATGGCGAAAATCTCCGAAACTATTTTGGCGGCTACTGATACTGATCTGGTCGCTACAGTTGAGCGCGCTTTACAATCCGGCCTAGCTGCAAAAGAGAAAAAAGTTTCTTTCGCAGTAACACCGAAACAGGGAGAAGAGGAAATGTCCTTCTACGCTGCCGGAATTAAGCAAGTCACTGCGGAAGATAAATATAAAGCGATCAAAAAAGCTATTGCGGATCTTCCAGAAGACTTCCGTGAAAACGCAAAAGTAATGATGACATACGCAGACTATCTCGAAATCATTGAAACTTTGGCTAATGGAAGTGCAACTCTTTACGGTGCACAACCGGAACAAATCATCGGTAAACCAGTTGAATTCTGTGATGCTGCGGTTGATCCTATCGTCGGTGACTTCCGTTACTCTCACTTCAACTACGATCCGGCAATCACTTACGAAAGCGACAAAGACGTTAAAACTGGCGAAAATGTATTTGTTCTTACTGCGTATTTTGATCACAAAATCAAACTGAAATCTGCATTCCGTATCGCTAAAGTAGACACTACTCCCTAAAGCACCCCAAGGGCTAAAGGCATCTTCGACTGACTCATCGGTGTCCCTCAGTTGGGATGCCGTAGCCTTTGTTGGGGGAATCAAAGAATACGAAATCTTTAGGGACGGGGTTTCCGTCGGGACCCGCGTTGGCACGTCGTTTAATGAGAGTGGTTTAAAGCCGGAAACTACGTATAAATACCAAGTTCGGGCGATCTCAATGGCGGGAAATCCATCGGAGCTGAGTGACGAGCTTTCCGTTACAACAGAGCCGACGCCTGTTCCTGATCCGGAAAGCATCAGCGTCAGTCCATCGTCTAAGACATTAAACGTAGGTGAGACGCAGCAAATTACCGCAACAGTATCGCCTAGTGGGGCTGATCAGGGCGTAACATATACGTCAAGCAACACGTCAATCGCAACGGTGACTAGTTCCGGTAAGGTAACTGCGGTTGCAGCTGGTTCTGCTACGATTACTGTAAAATCGAAAGTGAAGACAACAGTTAAGAATACCGTATCGATCACTGTCGTCGACCCGGCGCCGTCTGGCGGTGAGTAAACATGGATATATCTCTGGATGAGGTAAAAGAATATCTGCGTATTGATGGAGATGAGGAGGATTCCCTTATCTCCTTTTTTATTTCCGCAGCGAAGACGCATCTTGAAAACGCCGGTGTAACCGACAAGGAATCTGAATTATATAAATTGGCCGTCCTCATATACGTCACAGACGCGTATGAAAATAGATCAACGGCATTGAGTGGAAATAAAGTAGCTGGAATCGTATTGCAACTGAGGTGATCTCGTGAAAACAGGCGATTTTAACAAGCGAATCACATTTCTTCGGTTTACCGAAACGACAAACGGTGAGGGATTCGAAATAAAGGAATGGTTACCGGTTGCGACCGTCTGGTCAGCGGTTAAGACGGTCCAGGGGCGTGAATTTTACCAGGCTGGCGCAGTACAGGCGGACAGAACAGCACGATTTGTTATTCGGTATTCAAAACGGATGAAGTCGCTTCTTAGAAATGACTTGCGCATTTCATACGCGGGAAGGACGTTCGAAATAGAAAGCTTTATAAATGACGATGAACGTAACGTCACCTTTACGTTAGTGACGAAGGAGGTCGGAATCAAATGAGCATTCAGATTTCCGGGTTTGACGAAGTAATGCGAAACATCCAACGTATGGGCAATCGGGCTAATTCGTTAAAATCCGGCGCATTAGATGCCGGAGCAAAGCCTATCTATAAAACTATGGAAGATAACAACCCAAGTAAAAGATACAAGATCGCTGTCGAAAAAAGTAAGTCAGACG
Coding sequences within it:
- a CDS encoding phage head closure protein, which produces MKTGDFNKRITFLRFTETTNGEGFEIKEWLPVATVWSAVKTVQGREFYQAGAVQADRTARFVIRYSKRMKSLLRNDLRISYAGRTFEIESFINDDERNVTFTLVTKEVGIK
- a CDS encoding terminase large subunit, whose translation is MTTVSISSNPTDIEKWYKNWLKTQKIAGFIREKPAEKLLTTWYAEKVVSGEIIASKKNILACKRHLRDLKRAGTDEFPYVFNEEKGHRPIQFIEKFCKPSQGQYNSLTLQPWQHFVIGSLYGWVHRDTGLRRFREGLVFVARKNGKTTKISGLANFAITKDDEPGARAYVLANSKQQAGVLFEESRAMVQKSPVLRKRLRENQKGIYHDASMSQIEARASDSEKLDGLNTHLGIFDEIHEFKDSKLISVIKNSRAARRQPLIIYITTAGYQLDGPLVEYYEIASDVLDGSNVQERNFYFMAELDDISEVENPEMWIKANPNIGVTMDIPSMIQDFNADRHVPREYNDWLVKRFNIFVDNGEESFIDFEVIKSNNGHVDPESLRGMRCIGGFDLSQTEDFTSACLEFLLPDNRVFVMSHSWVPAAKVQKDNEKIDYRGFEADGFLTIIPGNYVQYEYVYDWFVEMSRKYQIDKITFDPANAMRLVHDLQNYGFQTEVVRQGYITLSDPLKHIKELLLDGNVVYNENKLFTWYLNNVKLVEDRNGNWLPTKQTRYRKIDGFAAFLNAHTQVYLDMTKPVEGGSVGFISISDLLNG
- a CDS encoding phage portal protein, which codes for MGFWSNVRNFFRKPSDVKAETRRDLTHWYIPRATILGNYGEHALADNETVFSAVSRLSNTMSSLPIKAYKNYQPIESQASELLTYAPNHNMTSGQFIGLLETHRAVYGNAYAIKRYGMRYEVVGLEVLDPSRVQPVIEETTRDLWYEILGDNGNYFVHNMDMIHVKNTSVDGLKGISPLKVLRNALDFDRDVRLFSLEQMDGAKISFILELANQLDDTRKEKMLENFKSFYKDNGGLLIQEPGVKIRELKKEFIDTKAFEVEKVTRSRVAQAFNIPLYMLGETQGSVSNMEQLYIDYVQGTLMPIATQYEKEFNRKLLTEKERKSGYYFKFSMNALLRGDMQTRGNFYQQGIRSGWFKPNEVRAWEDLPPEEGGDTLYLSKDLFPIDQVAQQKITSADAPTPPSLEINEDDNEDSKGGEDDKEVLGNQSGEE
- a CDS encoding phage major capsid protein, which codes for MELFDLKANLNTVGTQLASVEKEIMNKAADPNASIDEVRSLKQKRDDLKERMDILQNQHDTLEREQKAKIQASLEKAKAGASAGLNSEDPKVKKISAKAGLIRATMRKEVPAPEVRAALGDNNGTGGEKLLPKTVSEELIHEPFVKNPLRELSTYTSVTNLEIPKVDFSLDDDDFIQDLQTAKELEVDGDVVTFGRRKFKVMAKISETILAATDTDLVATVERALQSGLAAKEKKVSFAVTPKQGEEEMSFYAAGIKQVTAEDKYKAIKKAIADLPEDFRENAKVMMTYADYLEIIETLANGSATLYGAQPEQIIGKPVEFCDAAVDPIVGDFRYSHFNYDPAITYESDKDVKTGENVFVLTAYFDHKIKLKSAFRIAKVDTTP
- a CDS encoding head-tail connector protein, which codes for MDISLDEVKEYLRIDGDEEDSLISFFISAAKTHLENAGVTDKESELYKLAVLIYVTDAYENRSTALSGNKVAGIVLQLR
- a CDS encoding head maturation protease, ClpP-related, with product MRTIKKFWEIKAAKNDAKTGEIYIYSEISSAQFWGDEVTTQTFKEDLDGLGEVSALNIYINSPGGSVFEGNSIYNIIKRHKAHVNVYVDGLAASIASVIAMSGDAIFMPANAMMMIHNPWTVAQGNAEELRKQADDMDRIRESLIEAYLGKAGEKLNRDRLIELMDAETWLTAQECLELGLCDSIEAPSAAVAKVDTQLFAKYRNTPESLLNQTKEDEKQAEKERLFREQLIAEAQTNLLKLQNGGII
- a CDS encoding HNH endonuclease; translated protein: MSNYYDKHKRDPEARAFYKSTAWAKCRALVLKRDHHLCQDCLANKTITKAETVHHIKELREYPELALDASNLVSLCNSCHNKRHPEKGQKSAKTEKKQRKIRVVKTEANPEL
- a CDS encoding P27 family phage terminase small subunit, producing the protein MAVPTAKKIREYLGDRYKESDEELIELYVDTHKFYRRLKKEVAENPLMMRHTNKAGAENLVKNPLAIELTKTVTTLNNLLKSLDLTPAQRKELNAGGEENDDGFDQL
- a CDS encoding Ig-like domain-containing protein, with translation MAGNPSELSDELSVTTEPTPVPDPESISVSPSSKTLNVGETQQITATVSPSGADQGVTYTSSNTSIATVTSSGKVTAVAAGSATITVKSKVKTTVKNTVSITVVDPAPSGGE